The Desulforegula conservatrix Mb1Pa genome contains a region encoding:
- a CDS encoding acyl-CoA dehydrogenase, producing the protein MASKYVSMRNIKFMLNEVFNISELVQHQYFNGHTQKSCDMILDAAQKIGTKLLNPVFTEMDRKPPELDNGEIVVHPQVKAIIREFGENGWISATFKAEHGGDQLPILIANCCNMIFCAANYSGSVYMGLSAGAAKLILTFGEETLKNKYVPNLLSGKWQGTMALTESQAGSSLADIATTAYPTADGHYKIKGQKIFISAGDHNCVENVVHLLIGRIDGAPAGVKGISLFVVPKKRLTEKGELEANDVAVSQVFHKLGYRGAPITELVFGEKDDCQGYLIGEPGKGLGYMFQMMNGARLEVGLGAAAIASAAYYSALDYTENRLQGRELTSKDPASPQLPIIRHADIKRMLLFQKSVVEGSLSLILQCSRYEDMCEITSAEEKERWHLLLDLLTPVAKTYPAEMGILSTSQSIQCFGGYGYCEDFPVEQHFRDMRIHTIHEGTTGIQAMDLLGRKAIMKNGKAMAIYLEEVNKAISAAKDFTKLQPLAKQLEDAIKNLQDVTMHLVGIAMGGKPDVFLADATLYLEMFGSIAVGWQWLLMATAAAKALEKNPSKSETSFYEGKIFTCRYFFAYELVKISGLATRLTDGNPLTMEMETRHFSD; encoded by the coding sequence ATGGCTTCAAAATATGTCAGTATGCGCAATATAAAATTCATGCTGAATGAAGTATTCAATATATCAGAACTTGTTCAACATCAGTATTTCAACGGCCACACCCAAAAATCCTGCGACATGATTCTTGACGCTGCCCAGAAAATAGGCACCAAGCTATTAAACCCTGTTTTTACTGAAATGGACAGAAAGCCGCCGGAGCTTGACAACGGAGAGATAGTTGTTCACCCCCAGGTTAAGGCTATAATAAGGGAATTCGGTGAAAACGGCTGGATATCAGCAACCTTCAAGGCAGAACACGGAGGTGACCAGCTTCCTATACTTATTGCAAACTGCTGCAATATGATCTTCTGCGCCGCAAACTATTCAGGAAGCGTTTACATGGGCCTGAGCGCGGGAGCTGCAAAACTAATTCTAACATTCGGTGAAGAAACCCTCAAAAATAAATATGTACCAAATCTTCTGTCCGGCAAATGGCAGGGAACAATGGCGCTGACAGAATCCCAGGCAGGAAGCTCCCTTGCTGATATCGCAACCACTGCTTATCCAACGGCAGACGGCCACTATAAAATAAAGGGCCAGAAGATATTCATATCTGCCGGAGATCACAACTGCGTTGAGAATGTCGTGCATCTTCTTATCGGACGAATTGACGGAGCGCCTGCCGGAGTCAAGGGGATCTCCCTTTTTGTCGTTCCTAAAAAAAGACTGACTGAAAAGGGCGAACTCGAAGCCAATGACGTGGCTGTGTCCCAGGTTTTCCATAAACTTGGATATCGAGGCGCGCCGATCACAGAACTTGTATTTGGTGAAAAAGACGACTGCCAGGGCTATCTTATAGGAGAACCGGGCAAGGGCCTTGGCTATATGTTCCAGATGATGAACGGAGCGAGGCTTGAAGTTGGCCTGGGTGCAGCAGCAATAGCATCAGCCGCTTACTATTCTGCCCTCGATTACACAGAAAACAGGCTCCAGGGACGCGAGCTGACATCAAAAGATCCTGCATCTCCTCAGCTTCCAATAATTCGCCATGCAGATATTAAACGCATGCTTCTTTTCCAGAAATCAGTGGTTGAAGGATCACTTTCACTGATTCTTCAATGCAGCAGATACGAAGATATGTGCGAAATTACAAGCGCCGAGGAAAAGGAAAGATGGCATCTCCTCCTTGACCTTCTGACACCAGTAGCAAAAACCTATCCTGCTGAAATGGGCATTTTATCCACAAGCCAGAGCATCCAGTGTTTCGGAGGATATGGCTATTGCGAGGATTTCCCTGTAGAGCAGCATTTCAGGGATATGCGCATTCATACAATTCATGAAGGCACAACAGGAATCCAGGCAATGGATCTTCTTGGCAGGAAAGCCATCATGAAGAATGGCAAGGCCATGGCCATTTATCTTGAAGAAGTTAATAAAGCCATTTCAGCGGCAAAGGATTTCACCAAGCTCCAGCCTCTTGCAAAGCAGCTTGAAGATGCGATTAAAAATCTTCAGGATGTCACCATGCATCTTGTGGGAATAGCCATGGGCGGGAAACCCGATGTTTTTCTTGCGGATGCGACTCTTTATCTCGAGATGTTCGGCAGCATAGCAGTCGGATGGCAGTGGCTTTTAATGGCTACGGCTGCCGCAAAAGCCCTGGAAAAGAATCCTTCGAAATCCGAAACTTCCTTTTACGAAGGCAAGATATTCACTTGCAGATATTTTTTCGCATACGAACTGGTCAAGATATCAGGTCTCGCAACACGCCTGACAGACGGAAATCCGCTGACCATGGAGATGGAAACAAGGCATTTTAGCGATTGA
- a CDS encoding enoyl-CoA hydratase/isomerase family protein, which translates to MEKFKFRTEGRIGYLTMNRPDKYNSFDLQMVDEFETFLREKMYDESVGVIILDGGDAKGFCAGLDVETYAPAIMAMKPVDAYNAQARMSRLFLAMRRIPQPIISCIHGSAAGIGFSLAMASDIRILAENARFSAAYINIGLGGADMSSSYFLPRIIGSGRANEYLLTGNWMTAQDAKELGFASRVVQKEKMLETAEEIAKVMMTKNPLGIRMTKEAINANLDAASLEACLQMEDRNQMMIAYTYRMTP; encoded by the coding sequence ATGGAAAAATTCAAATTCAGAACTGAAGGCAGAATCGGCTATCTCACAATGAACAGGCCGGACAAATATAACTCTTTTGACCTACAGATGGTGGATGAGTTCGAAACATTTTTAAGGGAAAAAATGTATGACGAAAGCGTTGGCGTAATCATACTCGACGGAGGAGACGCAAAAGGTTTCTGCGCTGGCCTTGATGTTGAAACTTATGCTCCGGCAATAATGGCTATGAAGCCTGTGGACGCATATAATGCCCAGGCAAGAATGTCCCGACTGTTTCTCGCCATGAGAAGAATCCCCCAGCCCATCATTTCCTGCATACACGGATCTGCGGCTGGAATAGGATTTTCCCTCGCCATGGCATCTGATATCAGAATTCTGGCTGAGAATGCCCGCTTTTCGGCAGCTTACATAAATATAGGCCTTGGCGGAGCTGATATGTCTTCCAGCTATTTCCTCCCAAGAATTATTGGTTCAGGCAGGGCAAATGAATATCTTTTAACAGGAAACTGGATGACAGCCCAGGATGCCAAAGAACTTGGATTTGCAAGCAGGGTTGTTCAAAAGGAAAAGATGCTGGAAACTGCAGAAGAGATTGCCAAGGTCATGATGACGAAAAATCCTCTTGGAATAAGAATGACCAAGGAGGCTATAAACGCCAATCTTGATGCGGCAAGCCTTGAGGCATGTCTCCAGATGGAGGACAGGAATCAGATGATGATAGCATATACGTACAGGATGACCCCATAA
- a CDS encoding sulfide/dihydroorotate dehydrogenase-like FAD/NAD-binding protein encodes MFEIVHKETMSAGNVFLHEIKAPKIAAKAKPGQFVILKANETGERIPLTMADVDPEKGTITIVFMAIGKSTALFGTLEKGQGYQDVIGPLGQETHLENFGKAVCIGGGTGTAVLHPIARALKNEGNHVTTILGARSESHMILKDRMDKISDSLIICTDDGSAGRKGFVTDALKEILETEKPDIVVAIGPVPMMKAASDMTRQYGIKTIVSLNPIMIDGTGMCGGCRVTVGGKTRFACVEGPEFDGHEVDFDDLAKRLRAYGKEEKEALEKHKCNLDAAV; translated from the coding sequence ATGTTTGAAATAGTTCACAAAGAAACAATGTCAGCAGGAAATGTATTTCTGCACGAGATCAAGGCCCCGAAAATTGCGGCCAAGGCAAAGCCGGGACAGTTTGTTATCTTAAAGGCAAACGAAACAGGCGAGCGAATCCCTTTGACAATGGCTGATGTTGATCCTGAAAAAGGAACAATAACAATAGTTTTTATGGCCATTGGCAAATCAACGGCTCTTTTCGGAACCCTTGAAAAAGGCCAGGGTTATCAGGACGTGATAGGCCCGCTTGGACAGGAAACTCACCTTGAAAACTTCGGAAAAGCTGTTTGCATAGGAGGAGGGACTGGAACAGCGGTTCTTCACCCCATAGCCCGGGCGCTGAAAAACGAAGGCAATCATGTGACGACTATTCTTGGGGCAAGATCTGAAAGCCATATGATTCTGAAAGACAGGATGGACAAAATCTCTGACAGCCTGATCATATGCACAGATGACGGATCTGCTGGCAGAAAGGGTTTTGTAACGGATGCTCTGAAGGAAATACTTGAGACAGAAAAACCTGACATAGTAGTTGCCATCGGCCCAGTTCCCATGATGAAGGCTGCATCAGATATGACAAGACAATACGGCATAAAAACCATAGTCAGCCTCAATCCCATCATGATCGACGGAACAGGAATGTGCGGAGGATGCAGGGTGACGGTCGGAGGAAAGACTAGGTTCGCCTGTGTCGAGGGCCCTGAATTTGACGGCCATGAGGTCGATTTCGACGATCTTGCAAAAAGACTGAGAGCTTACGGGAAAGAAGAAAAAGAAGCGCTCGAAAAGCATAAGTGCAATCTTGATGCTGCCGTATGA